A portion of the Burkholderia pseudomultivorans genome contains these proteins:
- a CDS encoding aldo/keto reductase: MTDTIATVALPDGETIPKLGQGTWEMGERPARRADEIAALREGIALGMTLIDTAEMYGDGATETLLGEALHGLRDEVFLVSKVYPHHASRRGVVAACEASLKRLRTDRLDLYLLHWRGSVPLEETVEGFEALKQAGKIRHWGVSNFDTADMAELVDEAGGGACATNQVLYNIARRGPEFDLLPWLADHRMPAMAYSPVDHARLPKRSPLDEIARERGVSVMRVALAWVLARPGVFAIPKAARLEHVRDNRAALDLVLTDDERAQLDAYFRAPRSKRALEML; the protein is encoded by the coding sequence ATGACAGACACGATCGCCACGGTTGCGTTGCCAGACGGCGAGACGATCCCGAAGCTCGGCCAGGGCACCTGGGAAATGGGCGAGCGGCCGGCCCGGCGCGCCGACGAGATCGCCGCGTTGCGCGAAGGGATCGCGCTCGGGATGACCCTGATCGATACGGCCGAGATGTACGGCGACGGCGCGACCGAAACCCTGCTCGGCGAAGCGCTGCACGGCCTGCGCGACGAGGTGTTCCTCGTCAGCAAGGTCTATCCGCACCATGCGAGCCGGCGCGGCGTGGTCGCCGCGTGCGAGGCGAGCCTCAAGCGCCTGCGCACCGACCGCCTCGACCTGTACCTGCTGCACTGGCGCGGCTCGGTGCCGCTCGAGGAGACGGTCGAAGGGTTCGAGGCGCTGAAGCAGGCCGGCAAGATCCGTCACTGGGGCGTGAGCAACTTCGATACGGCCGACATGGCCGAGCTCGTCGACGAGGCGGGCGGCGGCGCATGCGCGACCAACCAGGTCCTCTACAACATCGCGCGGCGCGGCCCGGAATTCGACCTGCTGCCGTGGCTCGCCGATCACCGCATGCCGGCGATGGCGTACAGCCCGGTCGATCATGCGCGCCTGCCGAAGCGCTCGCCGCTCGACGAGATCGCGCGCGAGCGCGGCGTATCGGTGATGCGCGTGGCGCTCGCGTGGGTGCTTGCGCGGCCGGGCGTGTTCGCGATCCCGAAGGCGGCGCGGCTCGAACACGTGCGCGACAATCGCGCGGCGCTCGATCTCGTGCTGACCGACGACGAGCGTGCGCAGCTCGACGCGTATTTCCGCGCACCGCGCAGCAAGCGTGCGCTGGAGATGCTGTGA
- a CDS encoding GntR family transcriptional regulator has protein sequence MKAPTDDRWQDLRPDPDNDTPLYLQLARKLGDAIHDNRWTAGEALPSERVLCDALGVSRITARKAIALLVEQGLIRRTQGAGNFIQPRYEDPLSRLSSFSEMLERRGFKPSSQWLAREIQPANRDEVIQLGLSPAASVTRLKRLRLADGIVMAVENSTFPATLIPDPQAIGGSLYSYLEARGTPIVRALQHFRAVNASDEIAEQMGIAPHDALLLITRIGYTADQRAIELTDTYCRNDYYDFVVELRK, from the coding sequence ATGAAGGCACCCACGGACGACCGCTGGCAGGACCTGCGCCCCGACCCCGACAACGATACGCCGCTCTACCTGCAGCTCGCCCGCAAGCTCGGCGACGCGATCCACGACAACCGCTGGACGGCCGGCGAGGCACTGCCTTCGGAACGGGTGCTGTGCGATGCGCTCGGCGTGTCGCGCATCACCGCGCGCAAGGCGATCGCGCTGCTGGTCGAGCAGGGCTTGATCCGCCGGACGCAGGGCGCGGGCAACTTCATCCAGCCACGCTACGAAGATCCGCTGTCGCGGCTGTCGAGCTTCAGCGAGATGCTCGAGCGGCGCGGCTTCAAGCCGAGTTCGCAATGGCTCGCGCGCGAGATCCAGCCCGCCAACCGCGACGAAGTGATCCAGCTCGGGCTGTCGCCGGCCGCGTCGGTCACGCGCCTGAAGCGGCTGCGCCTTGCCGACGGCATCGTGATGGCGGTCGAGAACTCGACGTTCCCCGCAACGCTGATTCCCGATCCGCAGGCGATCGGCGGCTCGCTGTACAGCTATCTCGAAGCGCGCGGCACGCCGATCGTGCGCGCGCTCCAGCATTTCCGCGCGGTCAATGCGAGCGACGAGATCGCCGAGCAGATGGGCATCGCGCCGCACGACGCGCTGCTGCTGATCACGCGGATCGGCTATACGGCGGACCAGCGCGCGATCGAGCTGACCGATACCTACTGCCGCAACGACTACTACGACTTCGTCGTCGAGCTGCGCAAGTAA